In a single window of the Nitrospinota bacterium genome:
- the pntB gene encoding Re/Si-specific NAD(P)(+) transhydrogenase subunit beta: MSEGIITASYVGATILFILALGGLSNPETSRRGNLYGMLGMAIALVATISGVTANIGILIGALLVGGSIGLVLARRVQMTEMPELVAILHSLVGLAAVLVGFASFMDPNAHFKGVELTIHDIETYLGILIGAVTFSGSIIAFGKLSGKITGNAMLLPARHWLNLGLLIASIYLCGMFVNQSAAGGGLMPLMIMTGIALLFGIHMVMAIGGADMPVVVSMLNSYSGWAASATGFMLNNDLLIVTGALVGSSGAILSYIMCRAMNRKFLSVIAGGFGTTTGGGSSSASAEEQGEVVAMTAHEVASLLNEAKEVVIIPGYGMAVAQAQHIVCEITKALRAKKINVRFAIHPVAGRMPGHMNVLLAEAKVPYDIVFEMDEINDDFPDVDVAIVIGANDIVNPSAQTDPNSPIAGMPVLECWKSETTIVLKRGMATGYAGVENPLFFKENTRMLFGDARASLDEVFKNL, encoded by the coding sequence ATGAGCGAAGGTATAATAACCGCCTCTTATGTTGGGGCGACCATTCTTTTTATTCTTGCGTTAGGCGGATTGAGCAATCCGGAAACTTCCCGGCGTGGCAACCTTTATGGCATGCTGGGCATGGCCATTGCCCTTGTAGCCACTATCTCAGGGGTCACAGCTAATATAGGGATTTTGATCGGGGCATTACTGGTAGGCGGTAGTATTGGTCTGGTTCTGGCACGTCGGGTGCAAATGACGGAAATGCCCGAACTGGTTGCCATTCTGCATAGTCTGGTAGGGCTGGCCGCAGTTCTGGTTGGTTTTGCCAGTTTCATGGATCCCAATGCTCATTTCAAAGGAGTGGAACTCACCATCCATGATATCGAAACCTACTTAGGAATTCTTATTGGGGCGGTCACGTTTTCAGGATCCATCATTGCATTCGGAAAACTCAGCGGAAAAATTACCGGGAACGCCATGTTATTGCCGGCTCGACATTGGCTCAATCTGGGTTTACTGATTGCTTCCATTTACTTGTGCGGCATGTTTGTCAATCAGTCCGCAGCGGGCGGTGGATTAATGCCTCTGATGATTATGACAGGAATCGCCTTGCTGTTCGGGATTCATATGGTCATGGCTATTGGCGGGGCAGATATGCCGGTGGTGGTTTCCATGCTCAACAGCTATTCCGGCTGGGCGGCTTCTGCAACGGGTTTCATGCTCAATAACGACTTGCTCATTGTGACGGGCGCATTGGTAGGCAGTAGTGGTGCGATCCTCAGTTACATCATGTGTCGAGCCATGAACCGTAAATTCCTGTCTGTTATTGCCGGAGGCTTTGGCACAACAACAGGCGGTGGTTCCTCTTCGGCCTCAGCTGAAGAACAGGGTGAAGTTGTTGCGATGACGGCACATGAGGTTGCAAGCCTGTTGAATGAAGCGAAGGAAGTCGTGATCATTCCGGGATATGGCATGGCCGTAGCCCAGGCCCAGCACATCGTCTGCGAAATCACCAAAGCACTTCGTGCCAAAAAAATAAATGTGCGGTTTGCGATTCATCCTGTTGCCGGGCGTATGCCGGGACATATGAATGTTTTATTGGCAGAAGCCAAGGTCCCCTACGATATTGTTTTTGAAATGGATGAAATCAATGACGATTTCCCGGATGTTGATGTTGCGATCGTCATTGGAGCCAACGACATTGTCAATCCCTCAGCTCAGACAGACCCGAACAGTCCTATTGCGGGAATGCCGGTACTGGAATGCTGGAAGTCTGAAACCACCATTGTGCTGAAACGTGGCATGGCTACAGGCTACGCGGGCGTTGAGAATCCGTTGTTCTTCAAAGAGAATACCCGCATGTTGTTCGGCGATGCCAGGGCCAGTCTGGACGAGGTTTTCAAAAACCTTTAA